From the Gloeomargarita sp. SKYB120 genome, the window GCAATGTCGCCTGGCCAGGGTCCCCAGCGCTGCTCGACGCGCTCCCGTTCCTTGGGCGTGGTCCACTGGCAGAACTTGTCCCAGGTCACCCGCAGACCGCCTGGCTGCAGGGTGGTGGCCGCCTCCAGTTGCGCTAGCAGGGCCTCTGGCGTCTCTGGTAGAGCCCCAACGGTGTAGCCCTCCGCTTTCAGCCGCCGCAGGATGTTGAGCAGGGAGCGGGGGACATCTAGCAGGGCTGCCGTCGCTTTTTTCCCTAGTCCTGGCGGGTAGTCGTACACCACAAACGCAATCCTTTTCTCCCGATTGGGAGTGTGCCGCAGACGCGCCCAGTTTTTGACGCGAGTGACCAGCCGTTGGACCCGGTCCGGCACGACAGTGAAGTGGCCATGGTCGAGCGCCCCAATGACTACGGGGTTGATTGCGCCGTCCATCTCCGGCAGGTCGTACAGCGCCGCCGCCTGCATGGGTCCCACGCCCTGGCTGTGCCACGAGGTGACATCTTGCACGTATAGGGGTTGGGCCACCAGGTAGGGAACGTCTAGGCGCTCTAAGATGGCAATCGCCGCATCCCGATGGGTGCCAGGGCTGGTAGAACCGGCAGGACCGCCCACCAGCGCAAAGCCAATCGTGCTAACTAGCACGTCCACCGATTCCTGGGTCAGCCAGTCGCGCACTACGACATGCCCCTCCACGCCAGCTACAAAGATGGGAAGCACCTGCAGGTCGGCGGCCTCCATCGCCCGGATCAGCGCGTCAATATAGCTCCGCTCCTGCAACAAGTGCTTGCGGAAAAACAGCAGGGCGACGGTATAGGTCTCTCGCCCATGGGAGTGGGTGCGTTTGGCTTGCCATTGGCGGTAACTTTTGAGGTCTTTGAAAAAGTGAGGCGCATCCGGGTGGTACAGCCCCATCAGGGGAACCTCCACCACCGGCTGCACCTCCACCGGCACGCCGAAGTACTCCCGCAGCAGGAAGCGGAACAGGTTGGTGATGTTGACCGGCAGGGGCTGGTTCCAGTAGAGGTTGACCTGCATCCAGTTCTTGAAATCCCGCAGCTTGGCCGGCAGGAAGCGCAGCAAGGTGGGCATGAGCTTCAAAAGCTGGGTGTAGCCGTAGAGAGTGTCTTCATCGCGACCTCGCACTAACAAGCGCACGACTTGCTTGATGGGCTCCGGCATCCCACCCTTTTGCCCCGACCGTTGCGCGACCACGTAATCCCCCAAGCGGTTGAGGGCCATCACCTCCGGCATGGATTCAAACGCCAGCACCACCTGAGCACGGGATTGGGCCACCTGCTCCCGCAGCCAGTCCGCCTGCTCTTTGAAGTTGATCATGGTGATGAACAGCGCATCGGCTTTCCGGATGGCCTCGGCCACGGCAGGGTCGCGGCGTTCCAACTCCCATTCGGTAAATTGCTGCAAATCGGCAACGGGCGCCAAGTCGGCTTTCACTTGGTCCCACACCGACCGGTTAAAGTGTTCTAGACCGACGATGGCAACAAGCTGGGGCTTGGACATGGCTGATTCCTCCGCGTCTTTAGGACGGAACGTTCGTCGCCGTCAGCGTCTGGGCAATCTGCTCGGCGCGGGCGTTGGGCAAGTACACGTAGCGTCCTCCCAACCACTGGGCCAGTTGGGCGGCTTCGCTGCGGGAAAGGTAGTTCACCTGGGTGTCCAGCACGATGGCCTGCACCCCATCGGCTTGGAGCTGCTGGGCAAGGCGTTGGACTTCTGCTTGCAGGCGCTGGCGGTCTCCCGCTGGTGCCTGGAGTCCGACGTTGGCCCGGCCATCGGTCATCAGCACCAGGGTAATGTTGGCGATGCCCCGCTGGCGCGCCTGGTGGGCCAATTGCCAGGCCGTGAGCAACGCCGCAGCCAGGGGCGTCCCACCTCCTGTAGGCAAAACATCCAGTTCCCGGCGGGCGCGTTCGACGCTCTGGGACGGGGGCAGCAACACCTGGGCGCTTTGCCCCCGAAAGGCCAGCAACGCCACCTGGTCCCGATGGACGTAGGCGTTCTGCAGCAGGTGGATGGCGGCCCCCTTGGCCTCGCGCATCCGGTTGATGGCCATGGAACCGCTGGCGTCTACTGCAAAGATGTACAGGGTGCCGGCCTTGTCCCGGTATCGTTTCACCCGCAGGTCGTCGCGCCGCACGCAAATACGGGTGTGCCCCTGGGACTGGCGCAGGCGTTGCCAGGGAGCCGCCGCCATCAAGGTCGGCAATAGGGCAATCCGGCCAGTGTCGCCGCTGACAGCCCGCACAAACCGTCCGCGACGGGCATTGAGGGTTTGCCCCCGACTCCCACGGCGTCCTCGGCGCTGGGCCGCAAAGGGCAGATCCAGCAGGTTGGGCGGCAAAGCGGTTTGCACCGCCTCCAGCAGCAGCTCCTGCAACGGGCGTTCGCTAGTCGCCGGTGCGTCGTCAGGTTCGGCCTGGTGCGAGTCACTAGCCTGGCTAGGACGAGGCGCGGTCGGCGGCGTCGGCGCAGGGGTGTCCTCCGTTGGAACCTGGGTTGCCCGCGGCAGGAGCACTAACCGCACAGCTAACTGGAGGTCAGTCTCCTCCACTGTCTCCCGTCCCGCTAGGGCGGCGCTGGTCAACGCCGCTTGGACGGCGAAGAGGTCGGCGCGGTTGCCTTCCACACCTAGGGCTAGGGCAGTTTGCAGGAGCGCCCTCGTCTGGTCGTCGCTGATCTGCACCTGGGGGAGCCGTTCCCGCGCCGCCTGGAGCATCCCCCGCAACAGGGTCGTTTCCTCCACCGCGCCACAGGGGTGAAAGTGACGCCGCACCACCTCGGCCCGCAGCCGCGCATCGCCCTGGTTCAGGAGGGGTGCCAGCAAGCCCAACCGGTCCAGTAGCGTCACCGGCAGGTCCCCCTCAGCGGGGTCGTAGGTGGCAATCAAAACAAAACGCGCTGGCTGCACCGTACTGAGTCCTTCTCGCTCTACCCGCACAACACCGCTGCTCAGCACTTCGGCTAAGGTAGCTGTGAGGGAGGGTTCCAGGCGATTGGCGTTGTCCAGGTACAGTACGCCCCCGTGGGCCTGGGCCAGCACCCCAGCGGCCAGAACTGGCACTCCCTTGATCAAGGTCGCCTCCAGGTCTAGACCCCCAATCAGGCGGTCTTCGGTGATGTTGAGGGGCAATTCCACAAAGGGGGTGCCTTCGGGAAGCAAAGCAGCCAGCGCCCGCACCAGGGTCGATTTGCCACTTCCGGCTTTGGCTGCAATCGCCGCACCCGCTAGCAGGGGGTTGACCGCTAACAGCAGGAGCGCCTGTCGTGCAGTTTCCAGGCCGACGATACGGGTAAAGGGCACTTCCGCAGGAACTGTTGCCATTGCATCAAGTTGGGGCTAACGCCGAGACCATAGCCGGTGGCCGGTGGTGGTGCCGCGCCAGCAGGTCGGTCAGCGCTTGGCTGACCTTGTCGCCCGCATCCATAGTTTCCAAGGGGTCACGGCGCAAACGGTGGCGCAGGGCGGGTACGGCCACACGGCACACATCATCAATCGTGGCCTGGGGACGGGCTTCTAGCGCCGCCAAGGCACAGGCGGCTCGCGCCAAGGTCAACTCCCCGCGGTGACCGTCCACGTTGAGCACCATGCACAATTCGGCGGCAAAGCGCAGAACCGCCTCCGGCAGTGTCACCTGGGGAAGACGTTTTTGGGCCGCCAGAATCTGCCGTTGCAGGGCGCGCTGTTGCGGTTGCCACTGGGCGACAAACGCCACCGGGTCAGCGTCGTAAGCGCGCCGGCGGCGGACAATCTCCAGCCGTTGTTCCAGGTCAGTGATGGTGACGATGCGGGCGTGGAGTCCAAAGCGGTCCAGCAGTTGTGGGCGCAACTCCCCCTCTTCCGGGTTGCCCGACCCCACCAGTACAAACCGGGCCGGGTGCCGCACACTGATTCCCTCGCGTTCCACCACGTTCCACCCGCTGGCGGCCACATCCAGCAGCAGGTCCACCAAGTGGTCCTCCAGCAAATTCACCTCGTCAATGTAGAGGAACCCCCGATTGGCCTGGGCGAGCAGTCCCGGCTGAAACCGTTTAATCCCCAACGTCAGGGCTGCTTCGATGTCAATGGTGCCGCACACCCGGTCCTCCGTCGCCCCCAAGGGCAAGTCCACCACTGGCACCGGGATGCGTTCCGTCCGTTGCGGGCGCTCTGCAATGCCGACTGCCGCCAACAGCGGGTCCTCCGCCGGTACTTCCTTGGGCGCGCGGTTGAAGGGGTCACCTGCTAGCCGAGTAATTTTGGGAAGCACTGCCGCAAGCGCCCGTACCGCTGTACTTTTGCCGGTCCCGCGATGCCCCATGACCATCACGCCGCCAATGCGCGGGTCCACGACGTTGAGCAACAGGCACAGTTTCATTTCCTCTTGCCCGACAATGGCGGTGAAGGGATAAAGCGGCGGGGTTCGCATGCGGTTACCCATAAACCCCCTTCAGGACTTGCTTTCTGAAAATGCTTCAACCGGCTCAGCCCCGGCTGTGTTTTGGCTTTGGGGCTATTTCTATACTAAGGTGGGGCTATGCCAGTTACCCGGGTCATTGCCGTCACTGTTGCCAAAACGTAACAGTCCATTCATGGTTGGGGCAATGGGAGTTGCTTGCCAACGGGTCAAAGTTGGTAGATTAGGGGTGCCGGCTAAAGGGTTGTTATGGATGACGTGGTGTCCTTACCCTTGACCCATCCCAGCCACTTTCTCAACCGGGAAAAAAGCTGGTTGCGCTTCAACGACCGGGTGTTGCACGAGGCATTAGATAACCGCACGCCCCTGTTGGAGCAGGTGAAATTTTTAGCCATCTTCAGCACTAACTTAGACGAATACTTCATGGTGCGAATTGATGCCCTGCGCGACCAGATTGAGGCCAACGTCACCACGCCGACGCCCGATGGTTTAACCCCCCAGGAGCAGTTGGATTTAATCAGTGAGCATTTGGCGCCGGTGGTTGCGCAACAGCATGAGTATTTTGCCAAACACTTGCGTCCCCGTTTGGCGGAGGCGGGGGTCGTGATTGCGGATTACCCCGACTTGACGCCAGAGCAAAAAGCCTACCTGCACCACGACTTCATGCGGCGGGTCTTTCCCATCCTGACGCCCCTGGCGGTGGACCCCGGCCATCCTTTTCCCTACATGTCCAACCTGAGTCTGAACCTGGCGGTGCTGCTGCGGGACAGCCAAACCGGTCAGCAGCATTTTGCGCGGGTGAAAGTCCCCACCAAGGCGGCGTCGAATCCGGGGGGCAGGGCTCTCAAGCGGTTTGTCACTCTGCCGGAACCCCTGCGACCGGCGGGGGTGCGCTGGTTAGGCGTGCCGTTGGAGCAAATCATCGGTCACCATCTCGAGAGCCTGTTTCCGGGGATGGAGATTGTGGGCTGGTACCCCTTTCGGGTGACGCGGGATGCGGACCTGGAAATCCGGGAGGACGAGGCGGGCGACCTGCTGGCGGAGGTGGAAAAGGAGGTCCGCCGTCGCCGTTACGGTCGCGATGCCACGCGTCTGGAAATTGCCCAGGACGCGCCGCCTTTGGTGCGGGAGATTCTCACCCAAGGGCTGCACATCAGCGACCCCTGGATTTACAACATCAACACGCTCATCAACCTAGGGGATTTGATGGAACTGGCGTTTTTGCCCTTCCCCGATCTGCGCGACCCGGATTGGACGCCCGTGTTGCCAGCCATTTTTGAGGAAAAAGCCTACAGCGATGCCCTGAACGGGATTGACTGGTTCAACTTGATCCAGCAGGGGGATGTGCTGGTGCATCACCCTTACCATTCCTTTGCCGGGACGGTAGAGCGGTTTATCGAGCAGGCGGCCAACGACCCGGACGTATTGGGGATCAAAATGACGCTGTATCGCACCTCCGGGGACTCCCCCATTGTCCAGTCGCTGATCACGGCGGCGGAAAACGGGATTCAGGTGGCGGTGCTGGTGGAACTCAAGGCGCGCTTTGACGAGGAAAACAACATCCAGTGGGCCAAACGGCTCGAGCAGGCTGGGGTGCATGTGGTGTATGGACTCATCGGCCTGAAAACCCACTGCAAGGTGGCGCTGGTCGTGCGTCGGGAAGGAGATGACATTCGCCGCTACATCCACCTGGGCACCGGCAACTACAACTCGAAAACGGCGCGGATTTACACCGATTTGGGGATGTTGACCTGTCGCGAGGACGTGGCTGCCGATGTCTCGGAGTTGTTCAACTTTCTCACGGGCTATTCGCGGCAGCGGCAATACCGGCGGCTGCTGGTGGCTCCTGTCAGCATGCGCGAGGAAATGGTGCGGCTGATTCGCTACGAAGCCGAGCAGGCCCGTCACGGCAAACCCGCCCACATTTTTGCCAAGATGAATGCCTTAGCAGACACCGACATCATTCTGGAACTCTACCAGGCATCCCAGGCGGGCGTGGACATTCGTTTGCTCGTGCGGGGGATGTGTACCCTGCGACCGGGCGTGCCGGGGTTAAGCGAGCGGATCCGGGTCGTGAGCATCATCGGGCGATTTTTGGAGCATTCGCGGGTGTTCTGGTTTCACCACGGCGGCGAAGACCTGATGTACATTGGCAGTGCGGACTGGCGGACGCGCAACCTGGACCGACGGGTAGAAACCCTGGCGCCGGTGCTAGACGCTGGTCTCAAGCGGGAATTGCAGGAGATCATGGAACTGATGTGGAACGACAACCGCCAGGCCTGGGATTTGCAGCCCGATGGCACCTATATCCAGCGGATGCCAGGTCCAGGCGAACCGGAGCGAGGTTCCCATGCCCTGTTGATGCAGCGGGCCCTCGCGGAAGCCAATGCCCTGGTTTAGTGGCAGGGATAACGCTTTTACAGCTTGGAAAGCCAAGGACGAAGCCGGGCTCTGCAGCCTGAAGCGATTATCGCCACAACCCTACCCCTACACCCAGGCTCAACACGCCCACCAACAAAAAGGCTAGCGTGACCCCCCACAAATCCCGAAAATAGGCCAGCCGGGCTACCTGTGGTCGCTGGGGATGATAGAGCACTGGTACCGTATCACCGACTCTGCACCCCAAATTCCCCACTTGGGACGTAAAACGCACAAGCTGGCGGTTAGGTAACACAAATTCCACGACCGGATAACAGGCGTCGTAGGGCACCCTTCCCACTCGCTGGCGACGGTATTCTAAATCAATCACCCGTCCTGACGTTTTCACGGCCACTTGCAGCAGTTGGTACGTCCGTAATACTTCCCACAGTCCCCAACCTGTGAACCCTGCGCCCATCAGTAAAGCCAAAATGCTGCCAAGCAGGCGCTGACTCGTCATCCCTTCCCCAAAACTGCCTATAATGCTGGGCAAGTCCTGTTACCTAATTTACTACCGATGGGAGAAGCCAAACGACGCCAAGCCCAGGCGCAACCATCCCCCAAGGCGAACCAGGTGGCGCTTTGGTGGCAACAATTTCTCAAATGGACAACGCGGGGGACCTGGGTCGGGATTGGGTTGCTGGTGATCATCTGGGTCACGGTACGGTTTATTGGGCCAGGTTTTGGGTGGTGGCAACTAGCGGGTGAATAGATTGACAAAGACGTTGGTGGGCAGCGTTGCGCTCCTGGTGGCCCAACCAGTCTATGGCGGCCCCAACCCCACCGTACGTTTAGCTGACACACCGACGCCTGGCCCCTGGTTTGCTGCGCAACTCATTGCCCAGGAAATGAATACGACGCCGGGACGACCGTTGCGTATCTACGACCGACACATCGCCCATATGTTTGCCGTCACGGAAGCGTTGTGTCGCCGGTTTCCCCAGGTGCAGGGTTGATAACTGTTTAATGTTTTATGTACGCTTATATGGGCATCTAGCCATGAAATTGAGTGAGTGGTGCCAGCGGTTGTGCGTCTGACATTGAGCTACCAAGCGCGGATTGCCACCAGCTCAGAACAGCATCAGGTGCTGTCTGCCTACGCGGAATTATTTGGCCGGGTGGAGCGGTCTCTCTTTGCCGCGGTGGTTGCTGGGCGGGACAAAAACCAGATAAAACGGGAATTTCTGCAACGGTTTGGTATCACTGCTAGACAATTCAACAGTGCGCGTGTGGAGCTAGAAGGACGCCTACGGGCTGTCAAGGAACGTCAAGCAACACAAGTTGAACAGTTGCCGCAGAAGATACGTCAAGCACAACAGATTATTAAGAAGGAAAAACGTCGGTTTGTCTTGCACCAGAAGCAACGCCGCTTGGCTAGGTTGCAAAGTCAACTGGCGCGTCTGGAAGCCGACAGGCGCAGTGGCAAGATACGACTGTGTTTCGGTTCTAATTCCTTATTTCGCCAGCAGTTTGCTCTGGCGGCCAACGGTTATCGCTCCCATGCAGAATGGTTAGCCGACTGGCGGTTGAGCCGCTCTCGACAGTTTTTCGTACTTGGTAGTCAGGATGAGACAGCCGGTAATGTGTCATGCCAAGCCGTACCGGAAGCTGACGGGATGTTCACGCTTTATCTGCGCGTGCCCGATGCACTCGTGCAGCGGTTTGCTAACTGTTTGTCTCCCGGGCTGCAACAAAGGGGGAAGAAAGTCTACCTGAAGCTAACGGGTATTCGGTTTGCGTATGGCCAGGACCAAATTGTACAAGCGTTGCAGGGAGTGAAGGTACGCACCACGACCTGTCGTAGCAAAGCCACGACCAAGCGTATTGGCACACCCGTCAACTATCGTTTCATACGGGATGAGCGTGGTTGGCGTGTGATGGTCAGTGTTGAACCGATGCCACCAGAGCCGGTGACCAACCGAGCGGCTGGTGCTATTGGTGTGGACATCAATGCTGACCACTTAGCCGTAACCGAAATGGACCGGTACGGGAATTGGGTGAGCTCCTGGCGGTTGGACCTAGACCTGGATGGGAAAACCGCTGGTCAGAAGCAGGCGGTGATTTTGGAAGCCTGCGCCCAGGTTGCGCGGTTAGCAGCAGAGAAGGGGAAGCCTTTGGTTGTAGAAGAGCTCGACTTTCAACGGAAGCGAGCACAACTAGAGAGTGAATCGCCCCGCCGTTGCCGCCAGTTGTCGAGTTTTGCTTACCGTAAGATTCTCACGGGTCTCAAGTCCGCTGCGTTGAGAGCGGGGGTGGAAGTGTGTGAAGTCAACCCAGCCTACAGCACTGTCATTGGTGCGGTTAATTACGCCAGGAAACTTGGCATTTCACCCCATCTTGCCGCGGCGTTGGTGTTGGCTAGAAGAGTTTTGCGCCTGAGTGAACGACCCGTTGGTCAGGGGACAGTCATTGTTCCTTGGCGTGGCGGTCATGTCACCTTCTCTCTACCTGCAAGGAATCGAGAGAAGCATGTATGGTCGTTTTGGCGGGAAGTTGCTCGGGCGCAAGCGGCGGTCGTACCGCAGTCACTGGGTCGTGCGAGTCTCCGGCTACCACCGGTTGGAGATGACCGACCACCTGGTCATCTGTTAGCCGACACATGGCCTGAG encodes:
- the bchI gene encoding magnesium chelatase ATPase subunit I — encoded protein: MRTPPLYPFTAIVGQEEMKLCLLLNVVDPRIGGVMVMGHRGTGKSTAVRALAAVLPKITRLAGDPFNRAPKEVPAEDPLLAAVGIAERPQRTERIPVPVVDLPLGATEDRVCGTIDIEAALTLGIKRFQPGLLAQANRGFLYIDEVNLLEDHLVDLLLDVAASGWNVVEREGISVRHPARFVLVGSGNPEEGELRPQLLDRFGLHARIVTITDLEQRLEIVRRRRAYDADPVAFVAQWQPQQRALQRQILAAQKRLPQVTLPEAVLRFAAELCMVLNVDGHRGELTLARAACALAALEARPQATIDDVCRVAVPALRHRLRRDPLETMDAGDKVSQALTDLLARHHHRPPAMVSALAPT
- the ppk1 gene encoding polyphosphate kinase 1; translated protein: MDDVVSLPLTHPSHFLNREKSWLRFNDRVLHEALDNRTPLLEQVKFLAIFSTNLDEYFMVRIDALRDQIEANVTTPTPDGLTPQEQLDLISEHLAPVVAQQHEYFAKHLRPRLAEAGVVIADYPDLTPEQKAYLHHDFMRRVFPILTPLAVDPGHPFPYMSNLSLNLAVLLRDSQTGQQHFARVKVPTKAASNPGGRALKRFVTLPEPLRPAGVRWLGVPLEQIIGHHLESLFPGMEIVGWYPFRVTRDADLEIREDEAGDLLAEVEKEVRRRRYGRDATRLEIAQDAPPLVREILTQGLHISDPWIYNINTLINLGDLMELAFLPFPDLRDPDWTPVLPAIFEEKAYSDALNGIDWFNLIQQGDVLVHHPYHSFAGTVERFIEQAANDPDVLGIKMTLYRTSGDSPIVQSLITAAENGIQVAVLVELKARFDEENNIQWAKRLEQAGVHVVYGLIGLKTHCKVALVVRREGDDIRRYIHLGTGNYNSKTARIYTDLGMLTCREDVAADVSELFNFLTGYSRQRQYRRLLVAPVSMREEMVRLIRYEAEQARHGKPAHIFAKMNALADTDIILELYQASQAGVDIRLLVRGMCTLRPGVPGLSERIRVVSIIGRFLEHSRVFWFHHGGEDLMYIGSADWRTRNLDRRVETLAPVLDAGLKRELQEIMELMWNDNRQAWDLQPDGTYIQRMPGPGEPERGSHALLMQRALAEANALV
- the bchD gene encoding magnesium chelatase ATPase subunit D gives rise to the protein MATVPAEVPFTRIVGLETARQALLLLAVNPLLAGAAIAAKAGSGKSTLVRALAALLPEGTPFVELPLNITEDRLIGGLDLEATLIKGVPVLAAGVLAQAHGGVLYLDNANRLEPSLTATLAEVLSSGVVRVEREGLSTVQPARFVLIATYDPAEGDLPVTLLDRLGLLAPLLNQGDARLRAEVVRRHFHPCGAVEETTLLRGMLQAARERLPQVQISDDQTRALLQTALALGVEGNRADLFAVQAALTSAALAGRETVEETDLQLAVRLVLLPRATQVPTEDTPAPTPPTAPRPSQASDSHQAEPDDAPATSERPLQELLLEAVQTALPPNLLDLPFAAQRRGRRGSRGQTLNARRGRFVRAVSGDTGRIALLPTLMAAAPWQRLRQSQGHTRICVRRDDLRVKRYRDKAGTLYIFAVDASGSMAINRMREAKGAAIHLLQNAYVHRDQVALLAFRGQSAQVLLPPSQSVERARRELDVLPTGGGTPLAAALLTAWQLAHQARQRGIANITLVLMTDGRANVGLQAPAGDRQRLQAEVQRLAQQLQADGVQAIVLDTQVNYLSRSEAAQLAQWLGGRYVYLPNARAEQIAQTLTATNVPS
- a CDS encoding DUF2839 domain-containing protein translates to MGEAKRRQAQAQPSPKANQVALWWQQFLKWTTRGTWVGIGLLVIIWVTVRFIGPGFGWWQLAGE
- a CDS encoding DUF3592 domain-containing protein, with protein sequence MTSQRLLGSILALLMGAGFTGWGLWEVLRTYQLLQVAVKTSGRVIDLEYRRQRVGRVPYDACYPVVEFVLPNRQLVRFTSQVGNLGCRVGDTVPVLYHPQRPQVARLAYFRDLWGVTLAFLLVGVLSLGVGVGLWR